GTTTTAGTGCCAGGCAGGTTGGTTATTCATCCGGGGTTTATATACTCAAATTTAGGGTAAATGATAAGGTTTATGCAAGGCAGTTGGTGGAAATGAAATAATAAAACAATAATTTTGTTTTTACAAACTATTATATTAGCTTGCATTGTTGTTATTAACAATATTAAAAAAAATCACCTAATTTACTGAGTTCTGATGCTCCATGCGCTTTTACTCCCCAATCATCACAAAAGCTCCCCAATAATATGGAAATTTATATTTTTCTTTCAAGCTCAGTTGAGCCTTTTTAAAAGCATCTTGTTTGTTACCTGAAGATACCCAGTTTTTATAAAATGTGATCATAAGTTCCCTTGTTGTCACATCATTTACTTTCCAGAGGCTCATGATTATTGCCTGGGCTCCTGCTATTATAAATGCTCTTTGCAAACCATACACACCTTCTCCGTTTCTCACTTCTCCAAGAGCTGTTTCACATGCAGACAATACGACCAAATCGGTTTTGTCCAGATTCAGGTTCATAGCTTCATAAGCCGTTAGAATACCATCTTCTAAATTATGAATGACGAATGACGAATGACGAATGCTACTGCCTGCCTGCACCAAGGATTCGGCAGGCAGGCTACTTTTATTAAGCGTAGTAGAAGCGCCTGCAAGCATCAAGCCCGCATTTAATAATGGGTTGTCTTGTGTTTCATCATCACTGTCCTTATTAAAAAATCCGTGTGTTGCAATATGTAATACTTTGGGATTCGTAACGGCTTTAAGGTTTTCTTCCAAAGCCTGGTTTTCAAGAAAAACTTGCTGCTTCCAGCCTTCCCGGGCCAGGATATTACTGATCTCTTCTACTTCCTGCCGGGTTCCGGGCAGCATTTGTAAATTTTCACCTCTTTCAATATTCAAAACATAATATTGTTGCGGGGTATTGTATTGTTTTTGGCTGATGATATCAATACGTTCCTGAGTACCCAATTCATAATTTGGATACCCGAAGAAGACTGACAGATTTTCGGGATTGGGGCTTTGCAAGGGACGGGCTTCTACAGTTATAATATCTTTGGTGTTCGTTACGATACGAATATCTGTATTTTCCAAAAGATATTTTCCGTTATCAGGGATTTGTAAAGTATTTAAATTTATTAAATTATAGACGCCATCCGGAGAAAACCAGACCTTATTAATTGCAGATTGACTGAGCGTTTGTGCGATTTTGTACCAGTATTGCCGGTAGCTGATTTTGTCTGACATTTTAAATTTGATAGAGTTTCGATAATTAAACAGGTATTTTTTTTCTAACTCATTTCCGTTTTCAAGTACAACCAATTCAGGATGGTCTTTGGTTTCTTTGGTAATGATTAATGCTATATAATATACCGTATCGGTAAAACCATCATTTTCAACTACAACAATACTGTCATTCATCCTCCCATATTTCCTGAATCGAATAATTTCAATTGCTGCTTCATTTTCTTTTAACTGTGCTTGTACATGCTGCCAGGTAATGGTTTGTTTTTCGTATGCCAGTTTAAATAATTCTGAACTTTTGGAAAGCGCTCTTTCCAAATTATTGGCTTCTTTTTCCAGGTCATCAATATTAACACCTTGTTTTTCAATTTCTGCTTTGCTCAAAGAATACAGCTTGCCCAGATAATTTCTTTTTGAACGCCATTGCTTGTATTTTTGGATGAGGACTGTGTCGTTACTGCTCATTATTCTCTGACGCACTTTATTCGTTGAATTGATGAGCAGGGCTTTGGTGGCTAACCTGTAATTATAAACTTTACCTTCTACATTCAGTTTTCCGATATTTTTACCTGTAAATATAAAAGAATAATACTTCTCAAAATTCTCTTTGATTGTATTATAGAATTCCCCCTTTTCCTTTTCACTCATAGATGGGAAATAAGCCTGGATCTGGTAAAGATAATTATCCATTGCTTGCTCAAAATATTTTTCAGCTTCAGCATATCTGCCCATTTTCACATATAAACCTGCGAGATTGTAGGTAGTAGTAGTGTATTCGGGATTATTAACACCTAATTGATTTTTTTCTATATTAATTGCTTCTAAGAATAACTCTTCGGATTCAATATAGCGGCCTGTTATATAATAAAACGATGCCAAAGTGCTGATAAATTGAGCGTAGTCAGGATGATTTTCCCCTAATTCAGCTTTAACTATTTTTTTGGATCTTAAATATAATTTTTCAGCTTCAACATACCGACCTGTTTCCTTATAAAGTACTGCCAGATTGTTAAGGTATAAAGCATATACTACAGGTGCATTTACAATTATGCGGTTTTTCCCTAATTGTTTTGTATAAATTTTTATTGCTTCTAAATAGAGTTTTTCGGCATCGCTATAGCGACCAATTTTATAGTAAAGCACACCCAGAGCATTGAGCGATTGGGCATATTCGGGATCATTTTCTTCTAACTGGGTTTTCCTTATTTTCATTGCTTCTAAATGTAAAGCTTCAGCTTTATAATAACGACCAATTTTTTCATATAATGCCGCCAGATTATTGAGAGATTGAGCATAAAAGGGATGGTTTTCCCCTAACTGAGTTTTCCGGATATTAGTGGCTTCTAAATATAATTCTTCCGCTTCAGGATAACGGCCAAGCTGTTTATAATGTAATGCCAGATTATTAAGATGAGAAGAATATCCCAGGTCATTTTCACCTAAAATGGATTTATCTATATTTATTGCTTCTATGAATAATGCTTCAGCTTCAGAATAATTACCTAAAAAATCATAACATGAAGCAAGGTCATTTAATGTATAAGTATAATTAGGATTATTTTTCCCGAATCCTTTTTCAATGGTTACTAAAGCCAATTTTAAGAATTCTATGGCTTTTTTATAATTTGCATTATTATAATACACAACAACACTATCATAGAGAGATTCCCAAATTCCTGCGTACAACAGTTCCATAGCGCTGAGAATAGTTTCATATAAGGGATGGTTATTGCTTAATTGGGTTTCAATAATTTCTATTGATCTTAAATAGTTTTCTTCAGCCTCTCTATTTCGTCCCACATTTTGATAAAGCACCGCCAGGCTGTATAGGAAATTGACATATTCAGGATTGTTTTCGCCCAATCGCATTTTTATAATTTTCATGCCTTCTAAATATAATTTTTCAGATTCACTATAATTCTTCTTGGTTAGATACAGATATGCAAGCCAGCTAATAGTTTTGGCATATGATAAATTATTTTCACTTAGTATTTTCTTTCTAATACGTTGATCTTTCTCAAAATAATTAATGCTTTTGTCAACTTTTCCAAGATAATAGCATATTTCTCCCATGATAGTCAATGTGTTTGCATAATTCGTATCCAGCTTCCCAAACTCCTTATCTGCCTGTAACAGGGCTTTTTCACCATACTGTAATGCTTTATAGTAATGTCCTTTTTGGAAGTATTGCTGCGTTAAGCTGTGGAGTTTTTGCCATTCCTCGTATAAACGATCAATATTCTCAATCTCTTGCTGCATCCATTCCAACACTTTCCGGCATGCCTCAACCTGCCAGCCATTTTTTATAAATAATAGAAAGTCTTCAGTAATCGCTTTAAATTGTTCTTTTGATTCTAATAATGATAAAGCTTTTCTGTAAAGCTCCTTAGCATTTGTTGAATCGCCTTTTAATAAGTATGCATGTGCTAAATTAAACCGGTGGGTCGCAGTGTGTGGGTTATACTTAACTGCTTTTTCGCAGGCTTGAATGGCTTGCGTAAATTCGCCTTGCAGGATAAAGCACCATCCCAGATTCCCATACTCACCTGTTTTTTCATTTATATCAATCGTTCTTTTATAGCTTTCTATGGCTTTATCTATTTCATTCAAATTATAATAAGCATGTCCAAGATAAGTATAAGCAAAACTAAAATTGGGATTGATCTCAAGCGATTTTTTGTAGTATTCAATAGCATTTTCAAAAAAACCTGAATCATAATATTGACCAGCCTGCTTATAGAGTTTTTGTGCTTCTTCAGATATATTGGAAGATTGAGCGCATAGAGGCACACATTGCCTGAATATATTGAAGATTAACAGGTATAGGAATAAATTTTTCATGTAATTAAATAGTGGCTGTCCGAAAACTCACTACGCAAAGATTTTCAACGGCTTTTTACCCCAACCCTAAAGGGTGAAGCCGTTGAAAATCAGCCCACCCTTTAGGGCCGGGGTAAGGGCTGATTTTCAAAAGGCGGTGTTTTCGGACAGGCACTAAATAAGTTCCATTTGCCTGTCTTCAATTTCAATATTATGATAAACCTTCTGTACATCATCATCGTCTTCAAGTGCATCAATGAACTTCATTATTTTCAAAAAAGCTCCATCGTCTGATTTTACGGTTGTGTTGGGTATTCTCTGTAATCCGGCATTTTCGGGTTCCAGGTTCAGTACTTCAAGTTTTTTTTGCAAATTTCCAAACGCTTCCATCGCACAGGTAACAGTAATATAGCCATTATCGAACTCTACATTTTCAGCTCCCGAGTCAAGCATGGCAAAAGTAAATTCCTCTTCATTAATAGCTTCTGAAACGGGAAGTTCAAATACACCTTTTCTTTCAAAAATATGTTCAAGTGATCCGTTTTTGCCTAAGCTTCCCCCATAATTGTTAAAAGCAGATTTAATATTAGAAAGCGTCCTGTTTAAGTTATCAGTGGTACATTCAACGATCACAGCCACCCCGTTTACAGCATAACCTTCATAAGTGGTTTCAATATACCGGGCGCTATCAACCCCCGCCCCTTTTTTAATTGCTCTTTCAATAGTATCTTTAGGCATATTTGAACCCTTGGCATTTTGGATTGCCAGCCTTAATCTTGAATTAGTATCCGGGTTCGGGCCGCTTTCTTTGCAGGCTATGGTGATCTCCCTGATGATCTTTGAGAATAATTTTGACCTTTTAGCGTCATTGACGCCTTTTTTTCGCTTTATAGTTGACCATTTGCTGTGTCCTGACATAATATTTGATTGTATTGGAATTTAGTTAGTTTTTAAAGATTTGTACTTCAATTTATCTTTCTTGCTTTTAATTTACAACCTAAAAATCTAAATTAAAAAGAGGAAAAGTACGCCCTATTGTGAATAAAGAGCTGCATTAAGACAATATGTTGCAAAAATTAATAATAATAGGGTCAACCAGCACCCAGTAACCAGCATCCAGTAACTGATAATTTGATGCATGATGTTAATAATGATTACAATTTAAGTTGTTTATTTAATTTAGATTTTTAGGTACAACGTTATGTTCTTGATTCGTTTGCAATTTAATAATTTTTTCTATTAATAATGAAATTTTTAATACGTTCGATCAGCGCTTCAGATACAAGACCATTACGCCAGCAATTATTGCGTCCGAATCAGCATATTGATGAATTGGTTTATGAAGGTGATGATGCAAATGATACGCTACATGCAGGGGCGTTTCTCAAAGGTCAATTGGTTGGTATAGCATCTGTTTTTCGACAGCCAAGACCTGGTGATTTGGAAAGTACGAATGACGAAGTACGAAGTACGAATGACGAAGTACGAAGTACGAATGATCCCGAGACTCGGGATACTTCGTCATTCGTACTTCGTACTTCAATTACTTCCAATGCCTGGCGTCTGCGAGGCATGGCAACCATTCCGGAAGTACGAAACCAGGGATGCGGGAGTGCACTTTTAAGCGAATGCATTAAACATATTAAAAGAAACGGAGGCGCTGAATTTTGGTGCAATGCAAGAATTGGAGCTGTTAAATTTTATGAAGCTCATGGTTTAGTGTGCATTGGTGAGGTTTTTGAAATTGCAGGGATTGGGGAGCATTTTGTGATGGTGAAAAGGATTTTAAAATAATATACCATTTTATGGTTGTAATCCACCCAAAAATGACTGTATTGCAACCATAACGTGGTATCCATATAAAAAAGTACATAGAAATATCCGAATAAACATTATCTTTGCACCCGACAATTAAGAACATATTATTAACCCATAAAACATCGGTTAATTTAAAAACAGGGCAATAAATGTAGTTCTAAAGATGAAAAATCTTGATTTAAAGGACAAATAAAGGCCCTGCAACAGCGGGGCTTTTTGGTTTTTGAACTTTAAAATCAGAAGGATAATAATATTTTTGACCGGTTTTTACTTAAATAATTGATATGAATTTAATTGAAACAGGAATAAAGAAAGGTCTTATAAGGTTTGATGAAGAACGAAACTTCATCACCTACATTCATCAGAATAAAAAGCGGAATTACAACGAACCCGAGGTAAAAGTTCAGGCAGAAACTTTTTTAAAGCTCATTATTCGTTATAACTATCCTGTTGAAAGAGTTAAAAACTATGTTTCCGTTCAAATGGGTTCGGAACCAAGAGAAGCGGATATTATTGTTTATGAAGATGAGGAGTGCGAGAAAACGCACATTGTAGTTGAATGCAAAAAAGAAGAAATTACCGACCAAGCATTTAACAAAGCCGTTGACCAAGCATACAGTTATGCCGTTGCAGAAGGAGGGAAATTTGTTTGGACAACTTCAAAAATTAAGGATGAGTATTACGAAATTCCAGAAAAGAAACCAAAGAGCAGAATTGTTATTCCTGACATTCCCCAATTCGGAGTAAAAAAACTTGCACCATACAAATATGTGAAAGGCGGAATTTTACAAACCGACACAAGCCGAGTTGTAGAACCCGAAGTTGAATACATAGCAAAGCAAAAGTTTTTTGAACTGGAAGTTGTAAGCGAGAACGAACTCACAAAAATTTTCATTCAGGCACATCAGGCACTTTGGGGAGGCGGACAAAGAAATCCAAGTGTTGCATTTGACGAATTGGACAAATTAATCTTCTGCAAAATTTGGGACGAGAAGCACCCAAGAAAATCTGGCGACCCCTACGATTTTCAGATTTTCAGAGATGAAACACCCGATGAACTTTTAAAACGAGTTCAAGAACTGTATTCACACGGCAGAAAGAAAGACCCGGAAGTTTTCAAAGAGGGTATCAATCTTTCAGCAGACGAAACACAGACCATTGTAAAATATCTTCAACGGATAAACCTCAATAAAACTGACCTTGACAGCAAGGGCAAGGCGTTTGAGACATTTATGGGCAGTTATTTTCGTGGCGACTTCGGACAATATTTTACGCCACGACCAATTGTAAAATTTATCGTGGATAGTTTGCCCATTGACAATTCAAAGAGGGTTTTAGATACAAGTTGCGGTAGCGGAGGTTTTCTCTTGTATGCCTTGGACAAAGTGAGAGAGCAAGCAAATGAATTTTATGATAAGGACAAAGAAGAAAAAGACCATTTCCGCCATTGGCACGATTTCGCAGAAAAAAATCTTTTCGGAATTGAAATTAACGACCAGATTGCACGAACAGCAAAAATGAATATGATTATTCACGATGACGGACACACAAATGTTATTGCGACAGACGGTCTTTTGAATGATGAAGAATTACAAATAAAATCCAGGAATAAAGAATTTGAATACAGCACTTTTGATTTCATTGTTACCAATCCGCCTTTCGGAAGCATCATTAAGCAAACTGAAAAAGCATATATGCACCAATACAGTTTTGGAAAAAAAGAACAGGACTGGTTAAGCACAAACGGAACAACCAAAGAAACAATACGAGACAGCCAAAGCACAGAGATTTTATTTTTAGAACAATGTCATAAATTTTTAACCGAGCAGGGATATTTAGCCATTGTTATTCCTGACGGCATTTTAACCAACAGCAGTTTACAATATGTAAGAGATAATCTTGAAGAACTCTATCGCATGGTTGCAGTGGTCTCAATGCCTCAAACCGCGTTCACTGCCACTGGTGCAGGAGTAAAAAGTTCCGTTTTGTTTTTGCGAAAGCATAAAGAAAAAGCAACCGAGAAAATTTCTAATCAGAAAGTAAGGTTGAAAGAACAGTTAAAGAAAGACAACAAGTTTATTGAAACCATTGAAAAGTGGGAGAAAGAAAAAAGCATTGCCATTAAAAAATTAGAAGAAGCAACCAAAAAGAAGAATCCCAATGCAGTAAAAAAAGAAATTTCCCAATTACTCAAAGAAGAAAAAAGCAAATTACAATCAGCATTTACAGATAAAGTGAATTTGCTGAAAGAAGAAATGACTGGAAAATATTTTGAAGCCAAACAGCAGACACTTGACGACTATTCTATTTTTATGGCTATTACAGAGGACATCGGCTATGACGCTACTGGAAGAAACACGGGCAACAACGAACTGATTGAAATTGGAAAAGAACTTTCAAAGTTCATTACTCACATCAACAAGACAGAAAAGTAAAATAATGATAGGATTTTTTAAAAATATGTTTTTATTAGTTGGTAGTTTAAAACTTT
This genomic stretch from Cytophagales bacterium harbors:
- a CDS encoding tetratricopeptide repeat protein, which codes for MKNLFLYLLIFNIFRQCVPLCAQSSNISEEAQKLYKQAGQYYDSGFFENAIEYYKKSLEINPNFSFAYTYLGHAYYNLNEIDKAIESYKRTIDINEKTGEYGNLGWCFILQGEFTQAIQACEKAVKYNPHTATHRFNLAHAYLLKGDSTNAKELYRKALSLLESKEQFKAITEDFLLFIKNGWQVEACRKVLEWMQQEIENIDRLYEEWQKLHSLTQQYFQKGHYYKALQYGEKALLQADKEFGKLDTNYANTLTIMGEICYYLGKVDKSINYFEKDQRIRKKILSENNLSYAKTISWLAYLYLTKKNYSESEKLYLEGMKIIKMRLGENNPEYVNFLYSLAVLYQNVGRNREAEENYLRSIEIIETQLSNNHPLYETILSAMELLYAGIWESLYDSVVVYYNNANYKKAIEFLKLALVTIEKGFGKNNPNYTYTLNDLASCYDFLGNYSEAEALFIEAINIDKSILGENDLGYSSHLNNLALHYKQLGRYPEAEELYLEATNIRKTQLGENHPFYAQSLNNLAALYEKIGRYYKAEALHLEAMKIRKTQLEENDPEYAQSLNALGVLYYKIGRYSDAEKLYLEAIKIYTKQLGKNRIIVNAPVVYALYLNNLAVLYKETGRYVEAEKLYLRSKKIVKAELGENHPDYAQFISTLASFYYITGRYIESEELFLEAINIEKNQLGVNNPEYTTTTYNLAGLYVKMGRYAEAEKYFEQAMDNYLYQIQAYFPSMSEKEKGEFYNTIKENFEKYYSFIFTGKNIGKLNVEGKVYNYRLATKALLINSTNKVRQRIMSSNDTVLIQKYKQWRSKRNYLGKLYSLSKAEIEKQGVNIDDLEKEANNLERALSKSSELFKLAYEKQTITWQHVQAQLKENEAAIEIIRFRKYGRMNDSIVVVENDGFTDTVYYIALIITKETKDHPELVVLENGNELEKKYLFNYRNSIKFKMSDKISYRQYWYKIAQTLSQSAINKVWFSPDGVYNLINLNTLQIPDNGKYLLENTDIRIVTNTKDIITVEARPLQSPNPENLSVFFGYPNYELGTQERIDIISQKQYNTPQQYYVLNIERGENLQMLPGTRQEVEEISNILAREGWKQQVFLENQALEENLKAVTNPKVLHIATHGFFNKDSDDETQDNPLLNAGLMLAGASTTLNKSSLPAESLVQAGSSIRHSSFVIHNLEDGILTAYEAMNLNLDKTDLVVLSACETALGEVRNGEGVYGLQRAFIIAGAQAIIMSLWKVNDVTTRELMITFYKNWVSSGNKQDAFKKAQLSLKEKYKFPYYWGAFVMIGE
- a CDS encoding YebC/PmpR family DNA-binding transcriptional regulator, translated to MSGHSKWSTIKRKKGVNDAKRSKLFSKIIREITIACKESGPNPDTNSRLRLAIQNAKGSNMPKDTIERAIKKGAGVDSARYIETTYEGYAVNGVAVIVECTTDNLNRTLSNIKSAFNNYGGSLGKNGSLEHIFERKGVFELPVSEAINEEEFTFAMLDSGAENVEFDNGYITVTCAMEAFGNLQKKLEVLNLEPENAGLQRIPNTTVKSDDGAFLKIMKFIDALEDDDDVQKVYHNIEIEDRQMELI
- a CDS encoding GNAT family N-acetyltransferase; this translates as MKFLIRSISASDTRPLRQQLLRPNQHIDELVYEGDDANDTLHAGAFLKGQLVGIASVFRQPRPGDLESTNDEVRSTNDEVRSTNDPETRDTSSFVLRTSITSNAWRLRGMATIPEVRNQGCGSALLSECIKHIKRNGGAEFWCNARIGAVKFYEAHGLVCIGEVFEIAGIGEHFVMVKRILK
- a CDS encoding N-6 DNA methylase, which gives rise to MNLIETGIKKGLIRFDEERNFITYIHQNKKRNYNEPEVKVQAETFLKLIIRYNYPVERVKNYVSVQMGSEPREADIIVYEDEECEKTHIVVECKKEEITDQAFNKAVDQAYSYAVAEGGKFVWTTSKIKDEYYEIPEKKPKSRIVIPDIPQFGVKKLAPYKYVKGGILQTDTSRVVEPEVEYIAKQKFFELEVVSENELTKIFIQAHQALWGGGQRNPSVAFDELDKLIFCKIWDEKHPRKSGDPYDFQIFRDETPDELLKRVQELYSHGRKKDPEVFKEGINLSADETQTIVKYLQRINLNKTDLDSKGKAFETFMGSYFRGDFGQYFTPRPIVKFIVDSLPIDNSKRVLDTSCGSGGFLLYALDKVREQANEFYDKDKEEKDHFRHWHDFAEKNLFGIEINDQIARTAKMNMIIHDDGHTNVIATDGLLNDEELQIKSRNKEFEYSTFDFIVTNPPFGSIIKQTEKAYMHQYSFGKKEQDWLSTNGTTKETIRDSQSTEILFLEQCHKFLTEQGYLAIVIPDGILTNSSLQYVRDNLEELYRMVAVVSMPQTAFTATGAGVKSSVLFLRKHKEKATEKISNQKVRLKEQLKKDNKFIETIEKWEKEKSIAIKKLEEATKKKNPNAVKKEISQLLKEEKSKLQSAFTDKVNLLKEEMTGKYFEAKQQTLDDYSIFMAITEDIGYDATGRNTGNNELIEIGKELSKFITHINKTEK